One Cucurbita pepo subsp. pepo cultivar mu-cu-16 chromosome LG11, ASM280686v2, whole genome shotgun sequence DNA window includes the following coding sequences:
- the LOC111805348 gene encoding zinc transporter 4, chloroplastic-like, which produces MFFLEDLWQMLCVQGFQDKARVLSGSLIRTVSESMGNSDCGVSELELCRDDSAAFHFKLIAIASILTSGVIGIAIPLFGSQRRFLKTDGNLFVAAKAFAAGVILATAFVHMLPDGSNALSDPCLPKFPWSKFPFSGFFAMMASLLTLLVDFVGTQYYERKQGVIRSKEEGNRVGSVVDSGLESGILPAGDLNVKVFGEEDGGAMHIVGMHAHAGHHRHSHPQGKEACDGHVRVHDHGHAHGGHGHSHGLDGDDDESGVRHVVISQILELGIVSHSVIIGLSLGVSHSPCTIRPLIAALSFHQFFEGFALGGCISQAQFNTLSTSLMAVFFAITTPIGIAIGTAVASTYNPNSTGALVAEGILDSLSAGILVYMALVDLIAADFLSKRMSCNFRLQIVSYCTLFLGAGLMSSLALWA; this is translated from the exons atGTTCTTCCTCGAG gatTTGTGGCAGATGCTCTGTGTTCAAGGTTTCCAGGATAAAGCTCGAGTTCTCTCCG GGTCTCTTATCCGGACCGTATCCGAATCCATGGGCAATTCGGATTGTGGCGTCTCGGAGTTAGAACTCTGTAGAGACGATTCGGCTGCGttccatttcaaattaatCGCCATCGCCTCCATTCTCACATCGGGAGTCATCGGAATCGCCATTCCATTGTTTGGCAGCCAGCGCCGGTTTCTCAAAACAGACGGAAATCTGTTCGTCGCGGCGAAGGCGTTTGCCGCCGGTGTAATTCTTGCCACCGCTTTTGTGCACATGCTTCCAGACGGATCGAATGCGCTCTCCGATCCGTGCTTGCCGAAATTCCCATGGTCGAAATTCCCCTTCTCGGGATTCTTCGCGATGATGGCGTCGCTGTTGACGCTCCTCGTCGATTTCGTCGGTACTCAGTACTACGAGCGAAAACAGGGGGTGATTCGATCGAAAGAGGAGGGTAACCGGGTCGGGTCGGTGGTAGATTCCGGGTTGGAATCGGGCATTCTTCCCGCCGGAGATTTGAACGTGAAAGTGTTCGGGGAAGAGGACGGCGGCGCGATGCACATCGTTGGAATGCATGCCCACGCCGGCCACCATCGTCACAGTCATCCGCAGGGGAAGGAGGCATGTGATGGGCACGTGAGAGTCCACGATCATGGCCATGCCCATGGAGGACATGGTCATTCTCATGGGCTTGACGGCGACGATGACGAAAGCGGTGTACGACATGTCGTTATTTCCCag ATTTTGGAGCTTGGGATAGTGTCACATTCAGTGATAATTGGACTGTCTCTGGGAGTGTCCCACAGCCCATGCACCATTAGACCCTTAATTGCAGCCCTGTCCTTCCATCAGTTCTTTGAAGGCTTTGCCCTGGGCGGCTGCATCTCTCAGGCTCAGTTCAACACCCTCTCCACCTCCCTCATGGCTGTCTTCTTTGCCATCACCACGCCCATCGGCATCGCCATAGGCACGGCTGTCGCCTCCACCTACAACCCCAACAGCACTGGGGCGTTGGTTGCGGAAGGGATTTTGGACTCTCTATCCGCGGGAATTCTGGTGTACATGGCTTTGGTTGATTTGATCGCGGCTGACTTTCTTAGCAAGAGAATGAGCTGCAATTTTAGACTCCAAATTGTTTCTTATTGTACTCTATTTCTCGGGGCGGGGCTGATGTCTTCACTCGCTCTCTGGGCTTGA
- the LOC111805345 gene encoding glycine dehydrogenase (decarboxylating), mitochondrial-like, producing the protein MERARRLANKAALRRLVSSSKHHRQIDPPPLFNSPVFSTPSRYVSSLSSNSFLCRRARTDSFLHRNSIGIGSQTRSISVEALKPSDTFPRRHNSATPEERSKMAELCGFESLDSLVDATVPKSIRLQSMKFSKFDEGLTENQMIEHMQNLASKNKIFKSYIGMGYYNTFVPHVILRNIMENPAWYTQYTPYQAEISQGRLESLLNYQTVITDLTGLPMSNASLLDEGTAAAEAMAMCNNILKGKKKTFIISNNCHPQTIDICVTRAAGFDLKVVTADLKDIDYKSGDVCGVLVQYPGTEGEVLDYGEFIKNAHANGVKVVMATDLLALTTFKPPGELGADIVVGSAQRFGVPMGYGGPHAAFLATSQEYKRMMPGRIIGVSVDSSGKPALRMAMQTREQHIRRDKATSNICTAQALLANMAAMYAVYHGPKGLKAIAERVHGLAGAFSVGLKKLGAAEVQGLPFFDTVKVKVADANAIADAAYKSGINLRIVDKNTITVAFDETTTLEDVDNLFSVFSGGKPVPFTAASLAPEVENAIPSVLVRESSYLTHPIFNMYHTEHELLRYIQRLQSKDLSLCHSMIPLGSCTMKLNATTEMMPVTWPGFTNLHPFAPIDQSQGYQEMFSDLGDLLCAITGFDSFSLQPNAGAAGEYAGLMVIRAYHMARGDHHRDVCLIPLSAHGTNPASAAMCGMKIVSVGTDSKGNINIAELKKAAEANKDNLSALMVTYPSTHGVYEEGIDEICKIIHENGGQVYMDGANMNAQVGLTSPGWIGADVCHLNLHKTFCIPHGGGGPGMGPIGVKKHLAPFLPSHPVIPTGGIPAPDKAQPLGTIAAAPWGSALILPISYTYIAMMGSEGLTNASKIAILNANYMAKRLENHYPVLFRGVNGTVAHEFIIDLRGFKQTAGIEPEDVAKRLMDYGFHAPTMSWPVPGTLMIEPTESESKAELDRFCDALISIREEITQIEKGKADINNNVLKGAPHPPSLLMGDAWTKPYSREYAAFPASWLRASKFWPSTGRVDNVYGDRNLICTLQPANQVVEEAAAAAATA; encoded by the exons ATGGAACGAGCGCGGCGGTTGGCGAACAAGGCGGCGCTGAGGCGCCTTGTTTCATCGTCGAAGCACCACCGTCAAATCGACCCTCCTCCACTGTTCAATTCCCCTGTTTTCTCTACGCCTTCGAGGTATGTCTCTTCGCTGTCTTCTAATTCGTTCTTGTGTAGACGCGCAAGAACGGATTCATTTCTTCATCGGAATTCAATCGGAATTGGGTCTCAAACCCGTTCGATATCCGTCGAGGCATTGAAGCCAAGCGACACTTTTCCTCGCCGCCATAACTCTGCAACCCCCGAAGAACGGAGCAAAATGGCAGAGTTATGTGGGTTCGAAAGCCTTGATTCGCTCGTCGACGCCACTGTCCCCAAATCGATTAGGCTCCAATCCATGAAATTCTCCAAGTTTGATGAAGGGTTAACTGAGAATCAAATGATTGAGCATATGCAAAACTTGGCCTCTAAGAACAAGATTTTCAAATCGTATATAGGAATGGGGTATTATAATACTTTTGTTCCTCATGTTATTTTGAGGAACATAATGGAGAATCCTGCTTGGTATACTCAGTACACACCATATCAAGCTGAGATTTCACAGGGCCGTCTTGAATCTTTGCTTAACTATCAAACAGTAATTACAGATCTCACTGGCCTCCCCATGTCCAATGCCTCCTTGCTTGATGAAGGGACGGCAGCTGCTGAGGCTATGGCAATGTGTAATAATATCCTcaaggggaagaagaaaacgTTCATTATCTCGAACAATTGCCACCCGCAAACGATCGATATTTGTGTTACTCGAGCGGCCGGGTTCGATCTTAAAGTAGTGACTGCGGATCTTAAGgatattgattataaatctGGTGATGTTTGTGGTGTTCTTGTTCAGTATCCTGGCACTGAAGGGGAGGTTTTGGACTATGGGGAGTTCATTAAGAATGCTCATGCTAATGGGGTTAAGGTTGTGATGGCGACCGATCTTTTGGCGTTGACAACGTTTAAGCCACCGGGTGAATTAGGGGCCGATATCGTCGTTGGATCTGCGCAGAGGTTTGGTGTTCCAATGGGGTATGGAGGTCCTCATGCTGCCTTTTTGGCCACCTCTCAAGAGTATAAGAGAATGATGCCGGGAAGAATCATCGGTGTTAGCGTCGATTCATCGGGCAAACCTGCGCTGCGTATGGCGATGCAAACTAGAGAGCAGCATATCAGAAGGGACAAGGCTACTAGCAACATTTGTACTGCTCAG GCGTTGCTGGCGAACATGGCTGCGATGTACGCCGTGTATCACGGACCGAAGGGCCTCAAGGCGATTGCAGAGAGAGTTCATGGCCTCGCCGGTGCTTTTTCGGTCGGACTGAAGAAACTAGGCGCTGCAGAAGTTCAAGGTCTTCCTTTCTTTGACACTGTAAAGGTTAAGGTTGCTGATGCAAATGCAATTGCAGATGCTGCTTACAAGAGTGGTATTAATCTACGAATCGTCGACAAAAACACG ATCACCGTTGCTTTCGATGAAACGACGACCTTAGAAGACGTTGATAACCTTTTTTCAGTTTTCTCTGGTGGAAAACCA GTTCCATTTACCGCTGCATCTCTTGCTCCCGAGGTCGAGAATGCAATTCCATCAGTGCTAGTGAGGGAAAGCTCGTACCTTACCCACCCGATCTTTAACAT GTACCATACAGAGCATGAATTGTTGAGGTACATCCAGAGGCTGCAGTCGAAGGACCTTTCGCTGTGCCACAGTATGATTCCGTTGGGATCTTGCACAATGAAGCTAAACGCAACGACGGAGATGATGCCCGTAACGTGGCCCGGTTTCACCAACCTTCACCCCTTTGCTCCTATTGACCAGTCTCAGGGATATCAG GAGATGTTCAGTGATTTGGGAGACCTGTTATGTGCAATAACTGGGTTTGATTCTTTCTCGTTGCAACCAAATGCTGGTGCGGCTGGAGAGTATGCTGGCCTCATGGTTATCCGTGCTTACCACATg GCAAGAGGAGACCACCACCGCGACGTGTGCCTCATTCCGCTATCAGCACACGGGACCAACCCCGCAAGTGCAGCCATGTGTGGAATGAAGATCGTATCGGTTGGAACCGATTCAAAGGGAAACATCAACATTGCAGAGCTGAAGAAGGCTGCAGAAGCCAACAAGGACAATCTCTCAGCACTCATG GTTACATATCCTTCCACACATGGAGTGTATGAAGAAGGCATTGATGAGATTTGTAAGATCATTCATGAGAATGGAGGCCAAGTCTATATGGATGGAGCCAACATGAATGCCCAG GTGGGTCTAACAAGCCCAGGTTGGATTGGAGCTGATGTTTGCCATCTCAATCTCCATAAAACATTTTGCATTCCACATGGAGGAGGTGGCCCTGGCATGGGTCCTATTGGTGTCAAGAAGCACTTAGCACCATTTTTGCCCTCTCATCCTGTG ATACCTACTGGAGGCATTCCTGCTCCCGACAAAGCACAGCCTCTCGGTACCATAGCTGCTGCACCATGGGGTTCTGCTCTTATTCTCCCAATATCTTACACTTACATAGCCATGATGGGGTCTGAGGGCCTAACCAACGCGTCTAAGATCGCCATTCTGAACGCTAACTATATGGCCAAACGTTTAGAG AATCATTACCCTGTTCTCTTCCGTGGTGTCAATGGAACAGTTGCCCATGAATTCATCATCGACTTGAGAGGCTTCAAG CAAACTGCTGGGATAGAGCCTGAAGACGTTGCTAAGCGTCTAATGGACTATGGTTTCCATGCACCCACCATGTCATGGCCTGTCCCGGGCACGCTCATGATCGAACCCACAGAAAGTGAAAGCAAG GCGGAGTTGGACAGATTCTGTGATGCCCTTATTTCGATCAGAGAAGAAATCACCCAGATTGAGAAAGGAAAAGCTGATATCAACAACAACGTCCTGAAG GGTGCGCCTCATCCACCATCTCTGCTAATGGGAGATGCATGGACAAAGCCATACTCTAGGGAATATGCAGCTTTTCCAGCTTCCTGGCTCAGGGCTTCCAAGTTCTGGCCATCTACAG GACGTGTTGACAATGTGTACGGTGATCGCAACCTGATTTGCACCCTACAACCAGCGAACCAGGTTGTCGaggaagcagcagcagcagcagccacTGCTTAG
- the LOC111805350 gene encoding uncharacterized protein LOC111805350 isoform X1, which translates to MADKPSRALVIFGDGLARFVDQSHTHLHALASLASCGFLSLPNAPPSESEEKRMIRELALLFDACDPFINKNGDGCEGSSQKKSIPERFMGMKAAILTNSSSVQYLGSELGVSLLRLEELMQMNHLGLPPVDFVASELLKKLGFQDGKIQDTSEFDFLFVHMGVGDKVNGEKDKTTSDDMKYIDALVGDILQKAQPGSEIGSRLHLSLVMSYGNVFKDDECNLSVLTSKDVKNSDLSALFPCQSYTMMGEVSRNDVRHHSPMLAAQWQYGVTRKDKAETFSFKEFKEQGSNLVIPADRFIHEVAFKLWKAPKYGA; encoded by the exons ATGGCGGATAAACCCAGTCGAGCTCTAGTTATTTTCGGTGATGGGTTGGCTCGCTTTGTTGATCAATCTCATACCCATCTACATGCACTCGCATCGCTAGCTTCCTGTGGGTTTTTGTCACTTCCCAATGCTCCTCCTTCAG AGAGTGAGGAAAAAAGGATGATTCGGGAGCTTGCGCTTCTATTTGATGCATGTGACCCATTCATCAATAAG AATGGAGATGGCTGCGAAGGAAGTAGTCAGAAAAAGTCCATACCTGAAAG GTTCATGGGAATGAAAGCTGCAATACTGACAAATAGTTCAAGCGTGCAATATCTGGGCTCTGAACTTGGTGTGTCCCTGTTGCGACTGGAGGAGTTGATGCAAATGAACCATCTCGGGTTGCCACCAGTTGACTTTGTGGCCTCTGAATTGCTGAAGAAGCTTGGTTTTCAAGATGGAAAGATACAAGATACAAGCgagtttgattttttgtttgtacaTATGGGAGTTGGCGACAAAGTTAATGGCGAGAAAGACAAAACAACTTCGgatgatatgaaatatattgatGCTTTGGTTGGTGATATATTGCAAAAGGCTCAGCCTGGATCAGAAATTGGTTCCCGTTTGCACTTGTCCCTTGTGATGAGCTATGGAAATGTCTTTAAGGATGATGAATGCAActtgtctgttttgacttcCAAAGATGTGAAAAATTCTGATTTGTCAGCACTCTTTCCCTGTCAAAGTTACACGATGATGGGGGAGGTCTCACGGAATGATGTTCG GCATCATTCACCCATGTTAGCTGCTCAGTGGCAATATGGAGTAACCCGCAAAGATAAAGCAgaaacattttctttcaaggaGTTTAAAGAG caAGGCAGCAACCTCGTGATACCTGCAGATAGATTTATACATGAGGTAGCTTTTAAGCTTTGGAAGGCCCCCAAGTATGGAGCTTGA
- the LOC111805350 gene encoding uncharacterized protein LOC111805350 isoform X2 yields MLLLQIAESEEKRMIRELALLFDACDPFINKNGDGCEGSSQKKSIPERFMGMKAAILTNSSSVQYLGSELGVSLLRLEELMQMNHLGLPPVDFVASELLKKLGFQDGKIQDTSEFDFLFVHMGVGDKVNGEKDKTTSDDMKYIDALVGDILQKAQPGSEIGSRLHLSLVMSYGNVFKDDECNLSVLTSKDVKNSDLSALFPCQSYTMMGEVSRNDVRHHSPMLAAQWQYGVTRKDKAETFSFKEFKEQGSNLVIPADRFIHEVAFKLWKAPKYGA; encoded by the exons ATGCTCCTCCTTCAG ATTGCAGAGAGTGAGGAAAAAAGGATGATTCGGGAGCTTGCGCTTCTATTTGATGCATGTGACCCATTCATCAATAAG AATGGAGATGGCTGCGAAGGAAGTAGTCAGAAAAAGTCCATACCTGAAAG GTTCATGGGAATGAAAGCTGCAATACTGACAAATAGTTCAAGCGTGCAATATCTGGGCTCTGAACTTGGTGTGTCCCTGTTGCGACTGGAGGAGTTGATGCAAATGAACCATCTCGGGTTGCCACCAGTTGACTTTGTGGCCTCTGAATTGCTGAAGAAGCTTGGTTTTCAAGATGGAAAGATACAAGATACAAGCgagtttgattttttgtttgtacaTATGGGAGTTGGCGACAAAGTTAATGGCGAGAAAGACAAAACAACTTCGgatgatatgaaatatattgatGCTTTGGTTGGTGATATATTGCAAAAGGCTCAGCCTGGATCAGAAATTGGTTCCCGTTTGCACTTGTCCCTTGTGATGAGCTATGGAAATGTCTTTAAGGATGATGAATGCAActtgtctgttttgacttcCAAAGATGTGAAAAATTCTGATTTGTCAGCACTCTTTCCCTGTCAAAGTTACACGATGATGGGGGAGGTCTCACGGAATGATGTTCG GCATCATTCACCCATGTTAGCTGCTCAGTGGCAATATGGAGTAACCCGCAAAGATAAAGCAgaaacattttctttcaaggaGTTTAAAGAG caAGGCAGCAACCTCGTGATACCTGCAGATAGATTTATACATGAGGTAGCTTTTAAGCTTTGGAAGGCCCCCAAGTATGGAGCTTGA